A window of Sphingomonas sp. Leaf357 contains these coding sequences:
- a CDS encoding PAS domain-containing protein, whose translation MDNVRGFDGDLNAEEIDLGYDEPVVSEPKIEIGTDERRMHVRAYNHWVSLLRGRAYPSIEDLDPANIADFGPHAVLLDFSRGIEDPVIAYLGSALRAECDLDASVTLISQVPSRSLLSRLTDHYLQIIANRAPIGFEAEFVSQRGFNTMYRGILMPFSSDEDTIDFIYGVINWKELVDAETQAQLDAEVQAAVRAVPQRAAATPVWADGPSAEREETGELELTVVANLADQLMLAQQTAAAVRAADTRTRATLYRALGRAHDFAAAADRDPAAYEALLDQAGITLQLRAPMTPIVKLVFGADYDKTRLTEYAAVLGHARRVGVDTGALGEFLDTFEGGIKGVVKAERALRQPAAKPAPDHRATLAKKAVLADVALETGVADGDYVVLLARSNGVGGLQVVAAIGDAALTEKAMRAAG comes from the coding sequence ATGGACAATGTTCGCGGCTTCGATGGCGACCTGAACGCGGAGGAGATCGATCTCGGCTATGACGAGCCCGTCGTCAGCGAGCCCAAGATCGAGATCGGCACCGACGAGCGGCGCATGCATGTGCGCGCGTACAATCACTGGGTCTCGCTGCTGCGCGGCCGCGCATATCCCTCGATCGAGGATCTCGACCCCGCCAACATCGCCGATTTCGGGCCGCATGCCGTGCTGCTCGATTTCTCGCGCGGGATCGAGGATCCCGTCATCGCCTATCTCGGGTCCGCCTTGCGCGCGGAATGCGATCTCGATGCCTCGGTGACGCTGATCTCGCAGGTGCCTAGCCGGTCCTTGCTGTCGCGCCTGACCGACCATTACCTGCAGATTATCGCCAATCGCGCGCCGATCGGCTTCGAGGCGGAATTCGTGTCGCAGCGCGGGTTCAACACAATGTATCGCGGCATCCTGATGCCGTTCTCGTCCGACGAGGACACGATCGATTTCATCTACGGCGTGATCAACTGGAAGGAACTGGTCGACGCCGAGACGCAGGCGCAGTTGGATGCCGAGGTTCAAGCCGCCGTGCGCGCCGTGCCGCAGCGGGCCGCCGCGACTCCGGTCTGGGCCGATGGTCCGAGCGCGGAGCGTGAGGAGACCGGCGAACTCGAACTGACCGTCGTGGCCAATCTCGCCGACCAGCTGATGCTGGCGCAGCAGACCGCCGCCGCCGTCCGCGCCGCCGACACGCGCACCCGCGCCACCCTGTACCGCGCTCTGGGCCGCGCGCACGATTTTGCCGCCGCCGCCGATCGCGATCCGGCCGCGTACGAGGCGTTGCTCGACCAGGCCGGCATCACGCTGCAATTGCGCGCGCCGATGACGCCGATCGTCAAGCTCGTCTTCGGCGCCGATTACGACAAGACCCGCCTGACCGAATACGCCGCCGTGCTGGGCCATGCCCGCCGCGTCGGCGTGGATACCGGCGCGCTGGGTGAATTCCTCGATACGTTCGAGGGCGGGATCAAGGGCGTGGTGAAGGCCGAGCGCGCCTTGCGCCAGCCGGCCGCGAAGCCGGCACCCGATCATCGCGCGACGCTGGCCAAGAAGGCCGTGCTGGCCGATGTCGCGCTGGAAACCGGCGTGGCGGACGGCGATTACGTCGTGCTGCTCGCGCGCTCCAACGGTGTCGGCGGATTGCAGGTCGTGGCCGCGATCGGCGACGCTGCGCTGACCGAAAAGGCGATGCGCGCGGCTGGCTGA
- the cobS gene encoding cobaltochelatase subunit CobS: MTDIPNIQPDSRETTILDAPDRMVTVREMFGIDSDMEVPAFSEADERVPDLDPAYVFDADTTLAICAGFAFNRRVMVQGYHGTGKSTHIEQVAARLKWPCIRINLDAHISRIDLVGRDAIVLKDGKQITEFREGLLPWALQTPTALVFDEYDAGRPDVMFVIQRVLETEGKLTLLDQNRVIRPNPNFRLFATANTVGLGDTSGLYHGTQQINQGQMDRWNIVVTLNYLPAAVEAQIVLAKSGEYDKPEGKTQVDNMVRVAELTRRGFINGDISTVMSPRTVITWAQNALIFKDVGFAFRLSFLNKCDEAERSLVAEYYQRVFGKDLPESVVGKA; encoded by the coding sequence ATGACCGACATCCCCAATATCCAGCCCGACAGCCGCGAGACGACGATCCTGGACGCACCCGACCGCATGGTCACCGTGCGCGAGATGTTCGGGATCGATTCGGACATGGAAGTTCCGGCGTTCAGCGAAGCCGACGAGCGCGTGCCCGATCTCGATCCGGCCTATGTGTTCGATGCCGACACGACGCTGGCGATCTGCGCCGGCTTCGCCTTCAACCGCCGCGTGATGGTGCAGGGCTATCACGGCACCGGCAAGTCGACGCATATCGAGCAGGTCGCCGCGCGCCTTAAATGGCCGTGCATCCGCATCAATCTGGACGCGCATATCAGCCGCATCGATCTGGTCGGGCGCGACGCGATCGTACTGAAGGACGGCAAGCAGATCACCGAATTCCGCGAGGGCCTGCTGCCCTGGGCGCTGCAGACGCCGACCGCGTTGGTGTTCGACGAATATGATGCCGGCCGCCCCGACGTGATGTTCGTGATCCAGCGCGTGCTGGAGACGGAGGGCAAGCTGACGCTGCTCGACCAGAATCGCGTGATCCGCCCCAACCCCAATTTCCGCCTGTTCGCGACCGCCAATACGGTGGGCCTCGGCGATACGAGCGGCCTGTATCACGGCACGCAGCAGATCAACCAGGGCCAGATGGACCGCTGGAACATCGTCGTGACGCTGAACTATCTGCCCGCCGCGGTCGAGGCGCAGATCGTACTCGCCAAATCGGGCGAATACGACAAGCCGGAAGGCAAGACCCAGGTCGACAACATGGTCCGTGTGGCCGAACTGACCCGGCGCGGCTTCATCAACGGCGACATCTCGACCGTGATGAGCCCGCGCACCGTGATCACCTGGGCGCAGAACGCGCTGATCTTCAAGGATGTCGGCTTCGCGTTCCGCCTGAGCTTCCTCAACAAGTGCGACGAGGCGGAACGGTCGCTGGTGGCGGAATATTACCAGCGCGTGTTCGGCAAGGACCTGCCCGAGAGCGTCGTGGGCAAGGCTTGA
- a CDS encoding ribbon-helix-helix domain-containing protein: MIEAPEGGFRGPVKRSVTIAGHQTSISLEPVFWRALEAAAADRKLPLSALVAQIDAVRILGDDPPNLASAIRCWVLGEATALNS, from the coding sequence ATGATTGAGGCGCCGGAAGGCGGGTTTCGCGGGCCGGTGAAACGATCGGTGACGATCGCCGGGCACCAGACGTCGATCAGTCTGGAGCCGGTGTTCTGGAGGGCGCTGGAGGCGGCGGCCGCGGATCGCAAGCTGCCGCTGAGTGCGCTGGTGGCGCAGATCGACGCGGTGCGGATTTTGGGGGACGATCCGCCGAACCTGGCGAGCGCGATCCGGTGTTGGGTTTTGGGGGAGGCTACCGCGCTCAATTCCTGA
- a CDS encoding recombinase family protein gives MTQPLRAYIYARVSNDDEDGNNASGVAQRAACRAWCEKQGVEVVEEFEELNVSGRKLKRREFDRMIAQATAANRPVQIIVVYMLSRFARRLLTQMTAEHKLDEAGVRLVSVVEDIADDANGRFMRGMIGLINEKYANDASIFTARDRRGNAAAGYWNGGPIPFGYESRVVVTDGRKGRRKLFIVEAEAAVIRLIYELADVGLTGRAMGTRAIAAHLNANGYTFRGKRFFHSNVDGILTREHYSGSYRDRTMDAKGVKPTEEEAIVIACPQIVAPDQIARVAAIRARAAPSVTPPRVTNSPVLLGGIATCGHPECGSGMVLRTGKGGAYRYYVCNRKATAGAATCPSKAIREAALDSIVLDGLLDRVLQPDRLKVLLADVLDRSDDAEKRRKDDLDRVRRERIAAEARLRRLLELVEEGLMSPRDPIFGDKLAEGRSSITALTETERSLQTQLGACTRVIDDASVERFGAMLRAEILGENAELRRSYVRMLIGDVSVNDNEIVIAGSTAALEAAATSGSLTGATAVRGFDRKWCRLQDSNL, from the coding sequence ATGACCCAGCCGCTTCGTGCCTACATCTACGCCCGTGTTTCGAACGACGATGAGGACGGCAACAATGCATCCGGCGTGGCCCAACGTGCGGCCTGTCGCGCATGGTGCGAGAAGCAGGGTGTCGAAGTCGTCGAGGAATTCGAGGAGCTTAATGTCTCCGGTCGCAAGCTGAAGCGGCGCGAATTCGACCGGATGATTGCCCAGGCGACAGCGGCAAACAGGCCCGTGCAGATCATCGTCGTTTACATGCTCTCCCGATTTGCGCGGCGGCTGCTCACCCAGATGACGGCGGAACACAAGCTCGATGAAGCAGGTGTCCGACTGGTGTCTGTGGTCGAGGACATCGCGGACGACGCCAATGGTCGTTTCATGCGGGGTATGATCGGTCTGATAAACGAAAAATACGCCAACGACGCCTCGATCTTCACCGCTCGCGACCGCCGCGGCAACGCTGCCGCCGGCTATTGGAATGGCGGCCCCATTCCCTTTGGTTATGAATCCCGCGTGGTCGTGACTGACGGGCGTAAGGGCCGCAGGAAGCTCTTCATCGTGGAAGCCGAGGCGGCCGTCATTCGGCTGATCTACGAACTCGCCGATGTTGGCCTGACCGGCCGGGCGATGGGAACGCGCGCGATTGCGGCGCACCTCAATGCCAACGGCTACACGTTTCGCGGCAAGCGGTTCTTCCACAGCAACGTCGACGGCATCCTCACACGGGAGCATTACAGCGGTTCCTATCGCGATCGCACGATGGACGCAAAGGGCGTTAAGCCAACCGAAGAGGAGGCGATCGTCATTGCGTGCCCGCAGATCGTCGCTCCCGATCAGATCGCCCGGGTTGCTGCCATCCGCGCCAGAGCGGCACCGTCCGTCACACCGCCGAGGGTCACGAACTCGCCTGTCCTATTGGGCGGCATCGCGACCTGCGGCCATCCCGAGTGCGGTTCCGGCATGGTCCTGCGCACTGGCAAGGGGGGTGCCTATCGTTATTACGTCTGCAATCGGAAGGCGACCGCGGGTGCCGCGACTTGCCCGAGCAAGGCGATACGCGAAGCTGCACTCGACAGCATCGTGCTCGACGGACTGCTTGATCGCGTTCTGCAGCCCGACCGGTTGAAGGTGTTGCTGGCGGATGTCCTCGACCGCTCGGACGACGCCGAGAAGCGCCGCAAAGACGATCTCGATCGCGTCCGCCGAGAGCGGATCGCGGCTGAAGCCCGGTTGCGCCGTCTGCTGGAATTGGTCGAAGAAGGATTGATGAGCCCCCGCGACCCGATCTTCGGCGACAAGCTCGCCGAGGGACGCTCCTCGATCACGGCTTTGACCGAAACCGAGCGCAGCCTGCAGACGCAGCTCGGTGCCTGCACTCGCGTCATCGACGACGCCTCAGTCGAGCGGTTTGGTGCGATGCTCCGCGCCGAGATCTTGGGCGAGAACGCCGAGCTGCGGCGCTCTTACGTTCGGATGCTGATCGGCGACGTGTCGGTCAACGACAACGAGATCGTGATCGCCGGCTCCACGGCGGCGCTCGAAGCTGCTGCAACCAGCGGTAGTCTGACCGGCGCGACCGCGGTTCGCGGTTTTGACCGGAAGTGGTGCCGCTTACAGGACTCGAACCTGTGA
- a CDS encoding NAD-glutamate dehydrogenase — protein MAKTTLKSLSDALAARLTKGALPGELQNFGRKERAEAAAFVAATAEKRIAGTPAIELEALPGADPNETRRRMRLAIINDDMPFLVDSIAATIGAHTIGIDRIIHPVLCVTRDAAGALTEVGDTGAPESMIYIELERADARERRVLIGELERNLADVRAAVADWPALQRTIAADAEALQSSSLFDLDGEGAELLRWFLDGHFTLLGHESWSNGQSVERIGITRHRHDVPLLAEASRTAALDYFAGGGEAPLLLKSNLISSVHRHVPLDLVLVPVVEGSEVVGLSIHAGLWTSAALGAPPQDVPLLRTRLAALEAKFGFDPKGHTGKALTHALAALPHDLVTAFDADSLENLALTAMSLADRPRPKLVLVRSILGRHMFAFVWLPRDDLTTARRVAIGEMLGEACNGALLNWSIALEDGVVAMMRYTFDLRGEGHMPDPAPLDVRLARMVRGWVPAVEAALGELVDPTRAARLALGHAATFPQGYRNATSAEEAARDILCLARLESPTDRTVRMFNDVGRGSRLKIYREGGALALSDAVPVLENFGFRVIEEIPTALSGDTEGFVHEFLVEAATAFKGDPKVLEDAIAAVLEGKAENDAFNRLIVDAGMAPSAVVLFRAWFRYLRQAGLPYGLTTVVDALRRAPAVAGYLIDRFNAAHDPQRTGDSIPATDAAIERGLDAVSAIDDDRILRAIRSVIVACLRTNAFAPAGQTALAFKLDSHLVPGLPAPVPWREIWVYSPRVEGIHLRAGPVARGGLRWSDRRDDFRTEILGLMKAQRVKNAVIVPTGAKGGFYPKQLPLGSNRDAWLAEGTESYRIFIRTLLSITDNIVENVVVHPADVRVLDGEDPYFVVAADKGTATFSDVANAIALEHDFWLGDAFASGGSVGYDHKAMGITAKGAWLSVQRHFAERGVDVQSDPITVVGCGDMSGDVFGNGMLLSKTLRIVAAYDHRHIFLDPDPDPAASWEERNRMFALPRSSWADYDAKLISKGGGVFPRTDKTIKLSKQIRAALGTDAQEMEPTALISTILKAPVDLIWFGGIGTYVKAAAENNISVGDPANDRLRVDAEDLRATAIGEGANLGVTQAARIAFSARGGRINTDFIDNSAGVDCSDNEVNIKIALNREMIEGRLAYEKRNTFLASMTDDVAHLVLEDNRLQTLALSVAENDGAQALPSYVRVIEIFESAGRLDRAVEGLASNDDLLRRVQELRGLTRPELAVLLATAKLALQDAIEHSDLGTDDELRGDLHAAFPRAMQKKFAKAIDEHRLRGEIVATKLANRIVNRMGVLYPFELAEEEGAGMADIAALFVVAERLFDLPDLWAEIETAAMPEAARIALFDEVAVATRAQIADLLRVSPPGASPAQVLGRLAKGIASLDKQTKHLLLAEASAQSARIAARLEAAGAPKKLVQKTVRLFELDGAVGLADLGERLKLDELVLTRAFTRLGQALGLDWAQANAARISPSDPWERLLIAGLARDFQQLRLEFLGRGSGDPQAQVEAWLSANAGRVAQFKAVVDRAKGAAAPNAAMLAQIAGQARVLLGR, from the coding sequence ATGGCCAAGACCACGCTGAAATCGCTGTCGGACGCGCTTGCCGCCCGGCTGACCAAGGGCGCACTTCCAGGGGAGTTGCAGAATTTCGGCAGGAAGGAGCGCGCCGAGGCCGCCGCCTTCGTCGCCGCGACCGCCGAGAAGCGCATCGCCGGCACGCCCGCGATCGAACTGGAGGCGTTGCCCGGCGCCGACCCCAACGAAACGCGCCGCCGCATGCGCCTGGCGATCATCAACGACGACATGCCGTTCCTGGTCGATTCGATCGCCGCGACGATCGGTGCGCACACGATCGGCATCGATCGCATCATCCACCCCGTGCTGTGCGTCACGCGCGACGCCGCCGGCGCACTGACCGAGGTCGGCGATACCGGCGCGCCCGAATCGATGATCTATATCGAGCTGGAACGCGCCGATGCGCGCGAGCGCCGCGTGCTGATCGGCGAACTGGAACGCAATCTGGCCGACGTGCGCGCCGCGGTGGCCGACTGGCCGGCGCTGCAACGCACGATCGCCGCCGATGCCGAGGCCCTGCAGTCGAGCAGCCTGTTCGATCTCGACGGCGAAGGCGCGGAATTGCTGCGCTGGTTCCTGGACGGGCATTTCACCCTGCTCGGCCATGAATCGTGGAGCAACGGCCAGAGCGTCGAGCGGATCGGCATCACCCGCCACCGCCACGACGTGCCGCTGCTGGCCGAGGCGTCGCGCACCGCCGCGCTCGACTATTTCGCGGGCGGCGGCGAGGCGCCGCTGCTGCTCAAATCGAACCTCATTTCCAGCGTCCACCGCCACGTGCCGCTCGATCTGGTGCTGGTGCCGGTGGTCGAGGGCAGCGAGGTCGTCGGCCTCTCGATCCATGCCGGGCTGTGGACCAGTGCGGCGCTCGGCGCGCCGCCGCAGGACGTGCCGCTGCTGCGCACCCGGCTCGCCGCGCTGGAGGCGAAGTTCGGTTTCGATCCCAAGGGCCATACCGGCAAGGCGCTGACCCATGCGCTCGCGGCGCTGCCGCACGATCTCGTCACCGCGTTCGACGCAGACAGTCTCGAGAACCTCGCGCTCACCGCCATGTCGCTGGCGGATCGCCCGCGCCCCAAGCTGGTGCTGGTGCGCTCGATCCTCGGGCGGCACATGTTCGCCTTCGTCTGGCTGCCGCGCGACGACCTGACCACCGCGCGCCGCGTCGCGATCGGCGAGATGCTGGGCGAGGCGTGCAACGGCGCGTTGCTCAACTGGTCGATCGCGCTGGAGGACGGCGTCGTCGCGATGATGCGCTACACGTTCGATCTGCGCGGCGAAGGACATATGCCCGATCCGGCGCCGCTCGACGTGCGGCTCGCCCGCATGGTGCGCGGCTGGGTGCCGGCGGTGGAGGCGGCGCTGGGCGAACTGGTCGATCCGACCCGCGCCGCGCGTCTCGCTCTGGGCCACGCCGCCACCTTCCCGCAAGGCTATCGCAACGCGACGTCCGCCGAAGAGGCCGCGCGCGACATCCTGTGCCTCGCCCGGCTGGAAAGCCCGACCGACCGCACCGTGCGCATGTTCAACGATGTCGGCCGCGGATCGCGCCTGAAGATCTACCGCGAGGGCGGCGCGCTGGCGCTGTCCGATGCGGTGCCGGTGCTGGAGAATTTCGGCTTCCGCGTGATCGAGGAGATCCCGACCGCGCTGTCCGGCGACACCGAGGGCTTCGTCCACGAATTCCTGGTCGAGGCGGCGACCGCGTTCAAGGGCGACCCCAAAGTGCTCGAGGACGCCATCGCCGCCGTGCTGGAAGGCAAGGCCGAGAATGATGCGTTCAACCGTCTGATCGTCGATGCCGGCATGGCCCCCAGCGCGGTCGTGCTGTTCCGCGCCTGGTTCCGCTATCTGCGCCAGGCCGGCCTGCCCTACGGCCTCACCACCGTGGTCGACGCGCTGCGCCGCGCGCCCGCCGTCGCCGGATATCTGATCGACCGGTTCAACGCCGCGCACGATCCGCAGCGCACCGGGGACAGCATCCCGGCCACCGATGCCGCGATCGAACGCGGCCTCGATGCCGTCTCGGCGATCGACGACGATCGCATCCTGCGCGCGATCCGCAGCGTGATCGTCGCGTGCCTGCGCACCAACGCCTTCGCCCCCGCCGGGCAGACCGCTTTGGCGTTCAAGCTCGACAGCCACCTCGTCCCCGGCCTGCCCGCGCCGGTGCCGTGGCGCGAGATCTGGGTGTACAGCCCCCGCGTCGAGGGCATCCACCTGCGCGCCGGCCCGGTCGCGCGCGGCGGCCTGCGCTGGTCCGACCGGCGCGACGATTTCCGCACCGAAATCCTCGGCCTGATGAAGGCGCAGCGCGTGAAGAACGCGGTGATCGTGCCGACCGGCGCCAAGGGCGGTTTCTATCCCAAGCAGCTCCCATTGGGCTCGAACCGCGACGCCTGGCTGGCCGAGGGGACGGAAAGCTACCGCATCTTCATCCGGACCTTGCTCTCGATCACCGACAACATCGTCGAAAACGTCGTCGTCCACCCGGCCGACGTGCGTGTGCTCGACGGCGAGGATCCCTATTTCGTCGTCGCCGCCGACAAGGGCACCGCGACCTTCTCCGACGTCGCCAATGCGATCGCGCTGGAGCATGATTTCTGGCTCGGCGACGCTTTCGCCTCCGGCGGCTCGGTCGGCTACGATCACAAGGCGATGGGCATCACCGCCAAGGGCGCCTGGCTCTCAGTCCAGCGCCACTTCGCCGAACGCGGCGTGGACGTGCAGAGCGATCCCATCACCGTCGTCGGGTGCGGTGACATGTCGGGCGACGTGTTCGGCAACGGCATGCTGCTGTCCAAGACGCTCAGGATCGTCGCGGCCTACGACCACCGCCACATCTTCCTCGATCCCGATCCCGATCCGGCGGCATCGTGGGAGGAGCGCAACCGCATGTTCGCCCTGCCCCGCTCGAGCTGGGCGGATTACGATGCCAAGCTGATCTCCAAGGGCGGCGGTGTTTTCCCGCGCACCGACAAGACGATCAAGCTGAGCAAGCAGATCCGCGCCGCGCTTGGCACCGATGCGCAGGAAATGGAGCCGACCGCGCTCATCTCGACGATCCTGAAGGCCCCGGTCGATCTGATCTGGTTCGGCGGCATCGGCACCTATGTGAAGGCGGCGGCCGAAAACAACATCTCGGTCGGCGATCCGGCCAATGACCGCCTGCGCGTCGATGCCGAGGATCTGCGCGCCACCGCGATCGGCGAGGGCGCGAATCTCGGCGTCACGCAGGCCGCGCGCATCGCCTTCTCCGCACGCGGCGGCCGGATCAACACCGACTTCATCGACAACAGTGCCGGCGTCGATTGCTCGGACAACGAGGTCAACATCAAGATCGCGCTCAACCGCGAGATGATCGAGGGTCGCCTCGCCTACGAAAAGCGCAACACCTTCCTCGCGAGCATGACCGACGACGTCGCGCATCTCGTGCTGGAGGACAATCGCCTGCAGACGCTGGCGCTGTCGGTGGCCGAGAATGACGGCGCGCAGGCCCTGCCGAGCTATGTCCGCGTGATCGAGATCTTCGAGAGCGCCGGCCGGCTCGACCGCGCGGTCGAGGGCCTCGCTTCGAACGACGATCTGCTGCGCCGCGTGCAGGAGTTGCGCGGCCTGACCCGGCCCGAACTCGCGGTGCTGCTGGCAACCGCCAAGCTCGCGCTGCAGGACGCGATCGAACATAGCGATCTCGGCACCGACGACGAACTGCGCGGCGATCTCCACGCCGCCTTCCCGCGCGCGATGCAGAAGAAGTTCGCCAAGGCGATCGACGAACATCGCCTGCGCGGCGAGATCGTCGCGACCAAGCTCGCCAACCGCATCGTCAACCGCATGGGCGTGCTCTACCCGTTCGAACTGGCCGAGGAGGAGGGCGCCGGCATGGCCGACATCGCCGCCTTGTTCGTGGTGGCGGAACGGCTGTTCGACCTGCCCGATCTGTGGGCCGAGATCGAAACCGCCGCAATGCCGGAAGCCGCGCGCATCGCCCTGTTCGACGAGGTCGCCGTGGCGACGCGTGCGCAGATCGCCGATCTGCTCCGCGTTTCGCCCCCCGGTGCCAGTCCCGCTCAGGTGCTGGGTCGTCTTGCCAAGGGCATCGCCTCGCTCGACAAGCAGACCAAGCATCTGCTCCTCGCCGAAGCCAGCGCGCAGAGCGCCCGCATCGCCGCCCGGCTCGAAGCGGCCGGCGCACCGAAGAAGCTGGTGCAGAAAACGGTCCGCCTGTTCGAACTCGACGGCGCGGTCGGCCTCGCCGATCTCGGCGAGCGGCTGAAGCTGGACGAACTGGTGCTCACGCGCGCCTTTACCCGGCTGGGCCAGGCGCTCGGGCTCGATTGGGCGCAAGCCAATGCCGCGCGCATTTCCCCCAGCGATCCGTGGGAACGCCTGCTCATCGCCGGCCTCGCGCGCGACTTCCAGCAATTGCGGCTCGAATTTCTCGGCCGCGGCTCTGGCGACCCGCAAGCGCAGGTCGAGGCGTGGCTATCAGCCAATGCCGGCCGCGTCGCGCAGTTCAAGGCCGTGGTCGATCGCGCAAAGGGTGCCGCAGCCCCGAACGCCGCGATGCTCGCGCAGATCGCCGGTCAGGCCCGGGTGCTGCTGGGGCGGTAA
- the cobT gene encoding cobaltochelatase subunit CobT, with translation MTTETPLDRFKAVLGGTSRALADEPEIELAFTADAPTSSGKHIKVPMPARTLPAEQVAEARGFADGFALRLKHHDAAMHMRAAPGEAVARAVFDAVEGARVEALGSRGYAGIAANLATALDMKLRADPITRARSKEEVPLSTALGLMVRERLTGQGAPAVTAPGMALVRDWIEEKAGKDLDALAFAIDDQKAFATLTTRLLEDLELIEGDMIPEDSDEGGNDDEGTDEQQSDEGEDGESEGEDGQGEVEARGSERDAESQDGDTAEQGDEDFEDMDGEPGDEGEDGMLPVRPNRPMQDFAGQFDYKAWTTAYDEVIAATELCDADELARLRSYLDQQLVHLQGAVTKLANRLQRRLMAQQSRSWDFDQEEGMLDAARLARVVVNPMQSLSYKIERETDFKDTVVTLLIDNSGSMRGRPISIAAISADILARTLERCGVKTEILGFTTRAWKGGQARETWLAAGRPPQPGRLNDVRHIVYKKADEPWRRAKPNLGLMMREGLLKENIDGEALIWAHGRLIGRPEDRKILMVISDGAPVDDSTLSVNSGSYLERHLRQVIGWIETKSPVELVAIGIGHDVTRYYNRAVTIMDAEQLGGAIIEQLAALFDKND, from the coding sequence GTGACGACGGAGACGCCGCTCGACAGGTTCAAGGCCGTGCTCGGCGGCACGTCGCGCGCGCTGGCCGACGAGCCCGAGATCGAACTCGCCTTCACCGCCGATGCGCCGACGAGTTCGGGCAAGCACATCAAGGTGCCGATGCCGGCGCGCACGTTGCCGGCCGAACAGGTGGCGGAGGCGCGCGGGTTCGCCGACGGGTTCGCACTGCGGCTGAAACATCACGACGCGGCGATGCACATGCGCGCGGCACCGGGCGAAGCGGTGGCGCGCGCGGTGTTCGACGCGGTGGAAGGCGCTCGGGTCGAGGCGCTGGGATCGCGCGGCTATGCCGGGATCGCGGCCAATCTGGCGACCGCGCTCGACATGAAGCTGCGCGCCGATCCGATCACGCGCGCGCGTTCGAAGGAGGAAGTGCCGCTGTCGACCGCGCTCGGGCTGATGGTGCGCGAGCGGTTGACCGGGCAGGGCGCGCCGGCCGTCACCGCGCCGGGCATGGCGCTGGTGCGCGACTGGATCGAGGAGAAAGCCGGCAAGGATCTCGACGCACTGGCGTTCGCGATCGACGACCAGAAGGCGTTCGCGACGCTCACCACGCGGCTGCTGGAGGATCTGGAGCTGATCGAAGGGGACATGATCCCCGAGGACAGCGACGAGGGCGGCAACGACGACGAGGGCACCGACGAGCAGCAGTCCGACGAGGGCGAGGACGGCGAGAGCGAAGGCGAGGATGGACAGGGCGAGGTCGAGGCGCGCGGGTCCGAGCGCGATGCCGAATCGCAGGACGGCGACACCGCCGAACAGGGCGACGAAGATTTCGAGGACATGGACGGCGAGCCGGGCGACGAGGGCGAAGACGGGATGCTGCCCGTCCGTCCCAACCGCCCGATGCAGGATTTCGCCGGGCAGTTCGATTACAAGGCGTGGACCACCGCCTATGACGAGGTGATCGCGGCGACCGAATTGTGCGACGCCGACGAACTGGCGCGGTTGCGCTCCTATCTCGACCAGCAATTGGTGCATCTGCAGGGCGCGGTGACGAAGCTCGCCAACCGATTGCAGCGACGCCTGATGGCTCAACAGAGCCGGTCGTGGGACTTCGACCAGGAAGAGGGCATGCTCGACGCGGCGCGGCTGGCGCGGGTCGTGGTCAACCCGATGCAGTCGCTGAGCTACAAGATCGAGCGCGAAACGGACTTCAAGGACACCGTCGTCACGCTGCTGATCGACAATTCCGGGTCGATGCGCGGACGGCCGATCTCGATCGCGGCGATCAGCGCCGATATTCTGGCGCGGACGCTGGAGCGGTGCGGGGTGAAGACCGAAATCCTCGGCTTCACGACGCGGGCGTGGAAGGGTGGGCAGGCGCGCGAGACGTGGCTTGCCGCCGGACGGCCGCCGCAGCCGGGGCGGCTGAACGACGTGCGGCACATCGTCTACAAGAAGGCCGACGAGCCGTGGCGGCGGGCCAAGCCGAACCTCGGGCTGATGATGCGCGAGGGGCTGCTGAAGGAGAATATCGACGGCGAGGCGCTGATCTGGGCACATGGCCGGCTGATCGGGCGGCCGGAGGATCGCAAGATCCTGATGGTCATTTCCGACGGCGCGCCGGTGGACGATTCGACGCTTTCGGTGAATTCCGGAAGCTATCTCGAACGGCATCTGCGGCAGGTGATCGGGTGGATCGAGACCAAGTCGCCGGTGGAACTGGTGGCGATCGGCATCGGGCACGACGTGACGCGCTATTACAATCGCGCGGTGACGATCATGGATGCCGAGCAACTCGGCGGCGCGATCATCGAGCAACTGGCGGCGCTGTTCGACAAGAATGATTGA